From one Chlamydiifrater phoenicopteri genomic stretch:
- a CDS encoding insulinase family protein: protein MKAGDSYRNFVIRSYREIPEIESVLLEAEHKPTGASIMMIIHDDDENVFNISFRTCPESSNGVAHVLEHMALCGSTNYPVRDPFFSMTRRSLNTFMNAFTGSDFTCYPAASQIPEDFYNLLSMYIDAAFHPLLSENAFLQEGWRLELEDGKLIFNGVVFNEMKGALMSGEARLSEALNASLFPSVTYGVNSGGDPREIPSLTLDFIRGFHESNYTLGRCLFYFYGNIKPSAHLDFLEEKLLRDVKKVDKTTVSMPLQKRFKEPVRQILSYPADPGQKDKVLFGLSWLTCSILEQQELLAINVLDLVLMGTDAAPLKSCLLKSGFCKQADLIVDNEIREIPVTLVCKGCSPEGARELEGLIFSTLEEIANTGLAENLVEGAIHQLELSRKEITGYSLPYGLSLFFRAGLLKQHGGDPADALKIHSLFSTLREKVKDPTYLPGLIRKHFLNNMHFSRIIMVPDPELNAKENDEERRRLEEIDSKLTEEDREQIKRTSLQLEEYRSAEEDVDAILPGITLDKIPQNGKEYALTLVESDIGKVYHHECFTNDMVFVDVVTDLPPLSAEELPWLRLLSFLMPQLGCGGRSYKEHLEFLLENTGGVDVSYDWSPQAKNPAFLKPSISFRGKALATKASQLFSVFSDLEMSVDFSDTERIGELLMQHEEALTNSIRNNPMGYAVGEACSALSVPSGISYLTSGLPYVRKICGLVNLFKENPEEVVTNLKALYAKCFQGDRVLLISCNKSLFEILQKENFFGLSLKSLSKPLQRWEAPKMALEAQSKAYEIPVRAAFNVLAFPLGEFHYEDPDSAALLVAAEILDNVILHTKIREQGGAYGSGASVNLLRGVFYCYSYRDPEISITKKAFYEALEAVAKGDFKDKDVNEGILGVVQDIDSVIPPGGRASAAYFRLRSGRDPEVRQKFRKNLLGVSKEQVVSAFSRWLSSQKERAVFVTFSGREMLNENADVLEGLSVSSPIA from the coding sequence ATGAAGGCTGGAGACTCTTATCGTAATTTTGTCATACGATCGTATAGAGAAATCCCAGAAATCGAAAGCGTTTTGTTAGAGGCTGAACACAAGCCTACAGGAGCTTCTATCATGATGATCATTCATGATGACGATGAAAATGTATTCAATATTAGTTTCCGCACTTGTCCCGAGTCTTCTAATGGAGTAGCACATGTCCTCGAGCATATGGCTCTCTGCGGGTCTACTAATTATCCTGTTCGAGATCCATTTTTTTCCATGACTCGTAGGAGTTTGAACACTTTTATGAATGCTTTCACTGGTTCAGACTTCACTTGCTATCCCGCAGCTTCTCAAATACCAGAAGATTTTTACAATCTCCTCAGCATGTATATCGATGCCGCCTTCCATCCTCTATTGTCAGAAAATGCTTTCTTGCAAGAAGGGTGGAGGTTGGAGCTAGAAGATGGGAAATTAATTTTCAATGGTGTTGTCTTTAACGAGATGAAAGGCGCGTTGATGTCCGGAGAGGCTAGGTTGTCAGAAGCCCTTAATGCATCTTTGTTTCCTTCGGTTACCTATGGAGTGAACTCTGGAGGGGATCCCAGAGAGATTCCCTCGCTGACTCTGGATTTTATAAGGGGATTCCATGAGTCCAACTACACTTTGGGTCGGTGCTTGTTTTATTTTTATGGAAATATTAAGCCTTCTGCTCATTTAGATTTCTTGGAGGAAAAGCTTCTGAGAGATGTAAAGAAAGTGGATAAGACTACTGTCTCTATGCCTCTGCAAAAGCGTTTCAAAGAGCCTGTAAGACAAATACTTTCTTATCCCGCTGATCCAGGACAAAAAGATAAAGTCTTATTTGGATTGTCATGGTTGACTTGTTCTATTTTAGAACAGCAAGAGCTTTTAGCTATCAATGTGTTAGATTTGGTCTTGATGGGTACTGATGCTGCGCCGCTCAAGAGTTGCCTGCTGAAATCTGGGTTCTGTAAGCAGGCAGATTTAATCGTCGATAATGAAATTCGAGAGATTCCTGTCACCTTGGTGTGTAAAGGTTGTTCTCCAGAGGGAGCTAGGGAGCTTGAAGGTTTAATTTTCTCTACGTTAGAGGAAATTGCTAACACCGGATTGGCGGAAAATTTAGTTGAGGGTGCCATACATCAGCTGGAACTTTCTCGCAAAGAGATAACCGGGTATTCCTTACCTTACGGGTTATCATTATTTTTCCGAGCAGGACTTCTCAAACAGCATGGAGGGGATCCTGCTGATGCTCTAAAGATTCATAGCTTGTTCTCGACTCTCAGAGAAAAGGTAAAGGATCCTACCTATCTACCGGGATTGATTCGAAAGCACTTTTTAAACAATATGCATTTCTCTAGGATCATAATGGTTCCAGATCCTGAGCTGAATGCTAAGGAAAATGATGAAGAAAGAAGAAGATTAGAAGAAATAGATTCTAAATTAACGGAAGAAGATCGAGAGCAAATAAAAAGAACTTCCTTGCAATTAGAAGAATATCGGTCCGCAGAGGAAGATGTCGATGCTATTTTACCAGGAATAACTCTAGATAAGATCCCTCAAAATGGAAAAGAGTATGCTCTGACATTAGTAGAGTCCGATATAGGTAAGGTGTATCATCACGAGTGTTTCACCAACGATATGGTTTTTGTTGATGTTGTTACTGATTTACCACCTCTTAGTGCAGAAGAGTTGCCTTGGTTGCGTCTATTATCTTTCCTCATGCCACAGCTGGGATGCGGAGGAAGGAGTTATAAAGAACATTTGGAATTCCTTTTGGAAAACACTGGTGGAGTGGATGTTTCTTATGACTGGTCTCCTCAAGCAAAAAATCCTGCTTTCCTGAAGCCTTCTATCAGTTTCAGAGGGAAAGCTTTGGCCACAAAAGCTTCTCAGTTATTTTCTGTCTTTTCTGATCTAGAGATGTCTGTGGATTTTTCTGATACGGAAAGAATAGGTGAGTTGTTGATGCAGCATGAGGAAGCTTTAACAAACAGTATTCGAAATAATCCTATGGGGTACGCCGTGGGCGAGGCTTGTTCTGCTTTGTCCGTGCCTTCTGGAATTTCGTACCTAACTTCAGGTCTTCCTTATGTGCGTAAGATTTGTGGATTAGTAAATTTGTTTAAAGAGAACCCAGAAGAAGTTGTCACAAATCTTAAGGCTTTGTATGCAAAATGTTTTCAAGGAGACAGGGTACTTTTGATAAGCTGTAATAAATCTTTGTTTGAGATTCTTCAAAAGGAGAATTTCTTTGGTTTGTCGCTAAAAAGTTTATCAAAACCGCTACAGAGATGGGAAGCTCCAAAGATGGCCTTGGAAGCTCAGTCGAAAGCTTATGAGATTCCTGTCCGCGCAGCTTTTAATGTCTTAGCGTTTCCTTTAGGAGAGTTCCATTATGAGGATCCTGATTCTGCCGCGCTATTAGTTGCGGCGGAAATTTTGGACAACGTAATTTTGCATACAAAGATTAGGGAGCAGGGGGGAGCCTATGGTTCCGGAGCTTCCGTAAATTTGTTGCGGGGAGTTTTTTATTGTTACAGCTATAGAGATCCAGAAATTTCTATCACAAAAAAAGCCTTTTATGAAGCGCTAGAAGCTGTTGCTAAAGGTGATTTTAAAGACAAAGATGTGAATGAAGGTATACTCGGAGTTGTCCAAGATATAGATTCTGTCATCCCTCCCGGTGGACGAGCTTCAGCTGCTTACTTCCGCTTGCGTTCAGGAAGGGATCCCGAAGTTCGGCAAAAGTTCCGAAAAAATTTGTTGGGTGTTTCTAAAGAACAAGTAGTGTCAGCTTTCTCTCGTTGGCTGTCTTCACAGAAGGAGAGAGCCGTGTTCGTAACTTTCTCTGGAAGAGAAATGTTGAACGAAAACGCAGACGTTTTGGAAGGTCTTTCCGTAAGCTCTCCTATTGCCTAA
- a CDS encoding tRNA (guanine(46)-N(7))-methyltransferase TrmB — MRPKDLPLPFDRSRQHVLIRDGILFIPSYSNSESDDLFSMPSWGELFSENNPICCEICSGNGDWIIDQAENFSYKNWVAVERRFDRIRKIWSKRENRGLQNLFLVCGEAQVFFRKFVLEASFSEVHVNFPDPWPKLRHHKHRLFQTDFVDDLAKAMCDRGTLSLVTDHEDFLRTSLGSIMKRFSPQQIAPYYEEIESNYGNSWFENLWRMKGKKIFQAKFENDGI, encoded by the coding sequence GTGAGACCTAAAGATTTGCCTCTTCCCTTTGATAGAAGTCGACAGCATGTTTTGATCAGGGACGGGATCTTATTTATTCCTTCCTACTCAAATTCTGAGTCAGACGATCTGTTTAGCATGCCTTCTTGGGGGGAGTTGTTTTCAGAGAATAACCCCATTTGTTGCGAAATTTGCTCTGGCAATGGAGATTGGATCATAGATCAGGCAGAAAATTTTTCCTACAAGAACTGGGTTGCTGTGGAGAGAAGATTCGATAGAATTCGAAAAATTTGGTCAAAAAGAGAAAACAGGGGGTTACAAAACCTTTTTCTTGTTTGTGGAGAAGCTCAAGTTTTTTTTAGGAAGTTTGTTTTAGAAGCCTCTTTCAGTGAGGTGCATGTCAACTTTCCAGATCCTTGGCCTAAGCTTAGACACCATAAACACCGTCTGTTTCAAACAGATTTTGTCGACGATTTGGCTAAAGCTATGTGTGATAGAGGGACGTTGTCGCTAGTCACAGACCACGAGGACTTTTTACGAACTTCTTTAGGCTCTATTATGAAAAGATTTTCTCCTCAGCAGATAGCACCTTACTACGAGGAAATAGAATCTAATTACGGGAACTCTTGGTTCGAAAATTTATGGAGGATGAAGGGGAAAAAGATTTTTCAAGCAAAGTTCGAAAACGATGGGATATAG
- a CDS encoding ribonucleoside-diphosphate reductase subunit alpha, whose translation MVEAEIQEDKCSIVKRNGMFVPLSRDRISRALEAAFRDTKQLGNEEPLPENLETTISDITAKVVKEVVEKINEGQVVTVERVQDIVESQLYRSGMQDVARDYIVYRDNRKSCRENRWGKVVVIRRDGTKVRFNPMKISSAIEKAFRATLGNKENSSEVVPIINNLTETIVEELFLMHNDTEAGLHIESIQDVVEKTLMSSGHYEVAKSYILYREARARVRSKSGEESSALIEEEVYEVVRGNGTSYVLRKEDLFRKFSWVSQRFPSTVSPEMLVDMTFSNLYSGIKESEVDLACIMAARACIEKEPDYAFVASDLLMDIVYREALGVDITHPDLEHIQREYFKEYIKQGEKYRLNPALADFDLDKLANALDLSRDRRFAYMGAQNLYDRYYNQLDGRRLETAQIFWMRVAMGLALNEGEQKEDQAIAFYRLISDFRYVPATPTLFNSGTIHSQLSSCYLSMVKDDLNHIFKSISDNALLSKWAGGLGNDWTLVRATGAHIAGTNGKSQGVIPFIKVVNDTAIAVNQGGKRKGAACVYMEIWHYDYEDFLDLRKNTGDDRRRAHDINTASWVPDLFFKRLLANQKWTLFSPDEVPGLHETYGQDFEQLYEEYERKAERGEIRIHKTVEAASLWRKMLSMLYETGHPWMTFKDPSNIRSAQDHCGVVRCSNLCTEILLNSSEEETAVCNLGSVNLAEHFTNGKFDEGKLAETVSIAIRMLDNVIDLNFYPIPEARKANFTHRAIGLGVMGFQDALYIQDIGYAQEEAVAFADESMELISYYAILASAHLAKERGVYESYKGSKWDRGLLPIDTIELLEKARDKGNLVQDKSGKKDWTPVREAVKAYGMRNCQVMAIAPTATISNLVGVTQSIEPTYKHLFVKSNISGEFTIPNVYLIKKLKERGLWDEDMLDDLKYFDGSLSEIERVPDDLKKIFLTAFEIDPDWLIECTSRRTKWIDMGISLNLYLGEPDGKKLSNMYINAWKKGLKTTYYLRSMGATSVEKSFTDVNKRGIQPRWMKNKSASTSILVERNSVPKACSMEESCEACQ comes from the coding sequence ATGGTAGAAGCAGAAATTCAAGAAGACAAATGTTCGATTGTTAAACGTAACGGAATGTTTGTTCCATTGAGCAGAGATCGTATAAGCCGAGCTCTGGAGGCTGCTTTTCGAGATACTAAACAACTTGGAAATGAAGAGCCTTTGCCAGAAAATTTAGAGACAACGATATCAGATATTACGGCCAAAGTTGTTAAGGAGGTTGTCGAAAAAATAAATGAAGGGCAGGTCGTTACTGTAGAAAGAGTTCAAGATATAGTTGAAAGTCAATTATATAGAAGCGGAATGCAAGATGTTGCCAGGGATTATATCGTTTACCGAGATAACCGGAAATCTTGTAGAGAAAATCGATGGGGAAAGGTCGTTGTTATTCGTAGAGATGGGACGAAAGTTCGTTTCAATCCCATGAAGATTTCTTCAGCGATAGAAAAGGCTTTTCGGGCAACACTGGGAAATAAAGAAAACTCTTCGGAAGTTGTTCCCATTATCAATAACCTGACAGAGACTATAGTAGAAGAACTTTTTCTCATGCATAATGATACTGAAGCAGGGCTTCATATAGAGTCTATTCAGGATGTTGTAGAGAAAACGTTAATGTCGTCAGGCCATTATGAAGTGGCAAAAAGTTACATTCTTTATAGAGAAGCTAGAGCAAGAGTCCGTTCCAAGAGTGGAGAGGAGTCGTCGGCTCTTATTGAAGAAGAAGTTTATGAGGTAGTGCGAGGAAATGGAACCTCTTATGTCCTTAGGAAGGAGGATCTATTTCGTAAATTTTCTTGGGTAAGCCAACGGTTCCCTTCTACTGTAAGTCCTGAGATGCTTGTAGATATGACCTTTTCTAACTTGTACTCTGGGATAAAAGAATCAGAAGTAGATTTGGCCTGCATTATGGCTGCTCGAGCCTGCATTGAAAAAGAGCCAGATTATGCCTTTGTTGCTTCTGATTTACTAATGGATATAGTTTATCGAGAAGCTCTTGGAGTCGACATTACCCACCCTGATCTGGAACACATTCAAAGAGAATACTTCAAAGAGTATATCAAACAAGGAGAAAAGTATCGATTGAACCCTGCTTTAGCTGACTTCGATCTTGATAAATTAGCCAACGCTTTAGATTTAAGCAGAGATCGTAGATTCGCTTACATGGGTGCCCAGAATTTATATGATCGGTACTATAACCAGCTTGATGGTAGACGGTTGGAAACAGCACAGATTTTCTGGATGCGCGTGGCCATGGGGTTAGCTCTCAATGAGGGCGAACAAAAAGAAGATCAAGCTATAGCTTTCTATCGCCTAATTTCAGACTTTCGTTATGTTCCAGCAACTCCAACGCTGTTCAACTCTGGTACGATACATTCTCAGCTGAGTTCTTGTTATTTATCTATGGTGAAGGATGATCTAAACCATATTTTCAAATCGATATCTGATAACGCTCTGTTATCAAAGTGGGCAGGGGGGTTAGGAAATGACTGGACTCTAGTGAGAGCTACCGGAGCACACATTGCCGGAACCAACGGTAAAAGTCAGGGTGTCATTCCTTTCATAAAAGTGGTTAATGATACAGCTATTGCTGTAAACCAGGGAGGGAAAAGAAAAGGAGCCGCCTGTGTATACATGGAAATCTGGCACTATGATTATGAAGATTTTCTAGATTTACGAAAAAATACCGGAGATGACAGGCGTCGAGCGCATGACATAAATACGGCTAGCTGGGTTCCTGATCTTTTCTTTAAGAGATTGTTAGCTAATCAGAAGTGGACATTATTTAGCCCAGATGAGGTTCCTGGTTTGCACGAGACTTATGGACAAGATTTTGAGCAATTGTACGAAGAATACGAGAGAAAAGCTGAAAGAGGGGAGATTAGAATACATAAAACGGTAGAGGCCGCGTCCCTTTGGCGAAAGATGCTGAGTATGTTGTACGAAACAGGGCATCCTTGGATGACCTTCAAGGATCCTTCTAATATTCGCTCTGCTCAGGATCATTGTGGTGTGGTTCGCTGTTCAAATTTATGCACGGAAATTCTTTTAAATTCTTCGGAAGAAGAGACTGCTGTTTGTAACTTAGGGTCCGTTAATTTAGCTGAACATTTTACCAATGGTAAGTTTGATGAAGGTAAATTGGCTGAAACGGTTTCTATTGCTATCCGTATGTTAGATAATGTGATAGATCTGAATTTTTATCCTATTCCAGAAGCTAGGAAAGCTAACTTTACTCATAGAGCTATAGGTCTTGGGGTAATGGGCTTTCAAGATGCTTTATACATACAAGATATAGGTTATGCACAAGAAGAAGCTGTGGCTTTCGCTGATGAAAGCATGGAACTGATTTCTTATTATGCCATCCTAGCTTCCGCACACTTGGCTAAAGAAAGAGGTGTGTACGAGTCCTACAAAGGGTCTAAGTGGGATCGAGGACTGTTGCCGATAGATACTATAGAACTTCTAGAAAAGGCTCGAGATAAAGGTAATTTAGTACAGGATAAATCTGGTAAAAAAGATTGGACTCCCGTTAGGGAAGCTGTAAAAGCTTACGGTATGCGTAATTGTCAAGTGATGGCTATAGCGCCGACTGCTACTATATCAAACCTAGTTGGAGTTACTCAATCTATAGAGCCCACGTACAAGCATTTGTTCGTAAAGTCCAACATTTCAGGTGAGTTTACAATTCCAAACGTATATTTGATTAAGAAGTTGAAAGAAAGAGGTCTATGGGATGAGGACATGCTGGATGATCTCAAATACTTCGATGGTTCTTTGTCTGAGATTGAAAGGGTTCCGGATGATCTCAAAAAGATTTTTCTCACAGCTTTTGAAATAGATCCAGATTGGTTGATTGAATGTACTTCGAGAAGAACCAAGTGGATAGATATGGGAATATCTCTAAACCTATATCTCGGAGAGCCCGATGGTAAAAAGCTTTCCAATATGTACATTAATGCTTGGAAGAAAGGATTGAAGACTACGTATTATTTGCGATCTATGGGAGCTACGTCTGTTGAAAAATCTTTCACAGATGTCAATAAAAGAGGTATCCAACCTCGATGGATGAAAAATAAATCTGCTTCGACAAGCATTCTTGTGGAGAGAAACTCAGTTCCAAAAGCTTGTAGTATGGAAGAAAGCTGTGAAGCTTGCCAGTAA
- a CDS encoding ribonucleotide-diphosphate reductase subunit beta codes for MEGDLLEGKSKRVDVNQKFLINCNQVDVNQLVPIKYKWAWEHYLNGCANNWLPTEVSMAKDIEIWKSDKLSEDERRVILLNLGFFSTAESLVGNNIVLAIFKHVTNPEARQYLLRQAFEEAVHTHTFLYICESLGLDEREVFNAYNERASIKAKDDFQMTLTTHILDPNFSTDSVEGIKEFIKNLVGYYVIMEGIFFYSGFVMVLSFHRQNKMTGIGEQYQYILRDETIHLNFGIDLINGIKEENPEVWTPELQQEIISLIEKAVELEIAYAEDCLPRGILGLKSSMFIDYVRHIADRRLERIGLKPIYHAKNPFPWMSETMDLNKEKNFFETRVTEYQTAGSLSW; via the coding sequence ATGGAAGGAGACCTTTTAGAAGGTAAAAGTAAACGCGTAGATGTTAATCAAAAGTTTTTGATTAACTGTAATCAAGTGGATGTTAATCAGCTGGTTCCAATCAAATATAAATGGGCCTGGGAGCACTATCTTAACGGATGTGCTAATAATTGGTTGCCGACAGAAGTTTCTATGGCTAAGGATATTGAAATTTGGAAGTCCGATAAGTTGTCTGAAGATGAGCGTAGAGTGATACTTCTAAATTTAGGTTTCTTCAGCACAGCAGAGAGTTTAGTAGGGAACAACATTGTTTTAGCCATATTTAAACACGTAACTAATCCGGAGGCCAGACAATATCTTTTGCGACAAGCTTTTGAAGAAGCTGTGCACACCCATACTTTCTTGTATATTTGTGAATCTTTAGGCCTTGACGAGAGAGAAGTTTTTAATGCGTACAATGAAAGGGCTTCTATCAAAGCTAAAGATGATTTCCAAATGACTTTGACAACGCATATTTTAGATCCCAACTTTTCTACAGATTCTGTGGAAGGAATCAAAGAGTTTATTAAAAATTTGGTTGGTTATTACGTCATTATGGAAGGAATTTTCTTCTACAGCGGTTTTGTTATGGTGCTATCGTTCCATAGGCAAAATAAAATGACTGGAATAGGAGAACAGTATCAATATATCCTTAGAGATGAAACTATTCATTTGAATTTTGGAATAGATTTAATTAACGGGATTAAAGAAGAAAATCCTGAAGTATGGACTCCAGAGTTGCAGCAAGAAATAATATCTCTAATAGAAAAAGCTGTTGAGTTAGAGATTGCTTATGCCGAAGATTGTTTGCCGAGAGGTATCTTAGGGCTCAAATCTTCCATGTTCATAGATTATGTTCGACATATTGCTGATAGAAGATTAGAGAGGATAGGTCTTAAGCCCATTTACCACGCCAAGAACCCATTCCCTTGGATGAGTGAGACCATGGATCTAAACAAAGAGAAAAACTTCTTTGAAACTCGAGTAACAGAATATCAAACAGCTGGTAGTTTGAGTTGGTAA
- the rmuC gene encoding DNA recombination protein RmuC — protein sequence MLASAPFSYFLLGFIIGSLLVKVLDLLSRRSLERLFEKEKTAHEVLKKTLEDLSQKHALEKELQNKEFEKILKQYELEKAFLSQSLESQEDRKQLIEAFSNKLSCSTQSLIKEIQKETKEYFSEKSKHFEDIVSPVNSILKEFKKNIDEYEKKQAEERGSLKEQISQLMEAEKQLEVQTSALKNILAHPAKRGRWGEVQLERILELSGMLKYCDYEMQVSSVSGQSRADAIIRLPKNRCLIIDSKAPLSESYLEQGEYDKDDMISRIKEHVKSLKTKAYWEKFSETPEFIILFLPGESLFNDTVRHAPELMDIGASSNVLIAGPSTLLALLKTVAHTWKQENLHQQIQEIGTLGKELYERLGVVFRHFNKLGNHLRAASQSYNDLSSSLQTRMLPTIKKFEKLDITSQNKHISEITSIDITTKEALPINLGNEQELLFSEKISPSSTKDILDE from the coding sequence ATGTTGGCTTCCGCACCCTTTTCTTACTTTCTTCTAGGATTCATTATCGGATCTTTGCTTGTAAAAGTTTTGGACTTACTCTCTAGGAGATCTCTAGAACGTCTTTTCGAAAAAGAAAAAACTGCCCACGAAGTCTTAAAAAAAACGCTGGAAGATCTTTCTCAAAAACATGCTTTAGAAAAAGAACTTCAAAACAAGGAATTCGAAAAAATCTTGAAACAGTATGAACTAGAAAAAGCTTTCCTATCTCAATCTTTGGAATCTCAAGAAGATAGAAAGCAACTTATAGAAGCTTTTAGCAACAAACTCTCCTGCTCTACACAATCCCTAATTAAAGAAATTCAGAAAGAAACCAAAGAGTATTTTTCAGAAAAATCTAAACACTTTGAAGATATCGTTTCTCCAGTGAACTCCATTCTCAAAGAATTTAAAAAGAATATCGATGAGTATGAGAAAAAGCAAGCTGAAGAACGAGGTTCTCTAAAAGAACAAATCTCTCAATTGATGGAAGCTGAAAAACAACTTGAAGTTCAAACCTCTGCTCTAAAAAACATCCTTGCTCACCCAGCAAAAAGAGGTCGTTGGGGTGAAGTGCAACTAGAGAGAATCCTGGAACTTTCAGGAATGTTAAAATACTGTGATTATGAAATGCAGGTGTCTTCTGTTTCTGGTCAATCGAGAGCAGACGCCATTATCCGTCTACCCAAAAATCGCTGTCTTATCATAGACTCTAAAGCTCCTCTTTCAGAAAGTTACCTAGAACAAGGGGAGTATGATAAAGATGACATGATTTCCAGAATCAAGGAACATGTGAAATCTTTAAAAACGAAGGCTTACTGGGAAAAATTTTCCGAGACACCGGAATTTATTATCCTTTTCTTACCCGGGGAAAGTTTATTTAATGACACTGTCAGACATGCTCCAGAACTTATGGATATCGGGGCTTCTTCTAATGTCCTTATTGCTGGGCCTTCCACTTTATTAGCGTTATTGAAAACTGTAGCTCACACTTGGAAACAAGAAAACTTACACCAACAGATCCAAGAAATTGGAACTCTAGGAAAAGAGCTCTATGAACGTTTAGGGGTGGTTTTTAGACATTTCAACAAGTTAGGAAACCATCTAAGGGCAGCATCTCAAAGCTACAACGACCTCTCCTCCAGTCTGCAAACAAGAATGCTTCCTACTATTAAAAAGTTTGAAAAATTAGATATAACTTCTCAAAACAAACATATTTCTGAAATTACTAGCATAGACATCACTACAAAAGAAGCTCTTCCTATCAACCTTGGAAACGAGCAAGAGCTCTTGTTCTCAGAAAAAATATCTCCTTCTTCAACGAAAGATATTTTAGATGAGTGA
- a CDS encoding CDP-alcohol phosphatidyltransferase family protein: MSDTEFSQRQRRRVVAPNTITAFGLCCGLFIIFKSMLSTSGQQELFHRLQGLAVLLICSIVADFSDGAVARIMKAESAFGEQFDSLSDAVTFGIAPSLITIKSVEGIGLGSFYSSILLICSMIYSLCGVLRLVRYTIMKHPNNTEEKLPKGFFKGLPIPAAAASIVSLALFLSSESASALSLNLRLLILWCGQLLLGGLMVSRCYFPSLGALRFKISSFLLIVLLGIVACLLFLGIIDHFVEVFFLIAWTYIFVIFPLSALFRKAISKSRKN; this comes from the coding sequence ATGTCTGATACGGAATTTTCTCAGCGTCAGCGTCGACGAGTCGTCGCTCCAAATACTATTACGGCCTTTGGCTTATGCTGCGGGCTTTTTATCATTTTCAAAAGCATGCTTTCTACATCAGGACAACAGGAGTTATTCCATCGTCTACAGGGATTGGCTGTTCTTTTGATTTGTTCTATTGTTGCAGATTTTTCTGATGGGGCTGTCGCCAGAATTATGAAAGCAGAAAGCGCTTTCGGTGAACAGTTTGACTCTCTTTCCGATGCTGTAACTTTCGGTATAGCTCCTTCTCTAATTACCATCAAAAGTGTCGAAGGGATAGGCCTTGGAAGCTTTTATTCTTCGATTCTTTTAATTTGTTCCATGATTTACTCCTTGTGCGGAGTCCTGCGTCTCGTTCGCTATACAATCATGAAACATCCGAACAACACAGAAGAAAAGCTTCCAAAAGGTTTTTTCAAGGGGTTACCCATTCCGGCTGCTGCCGCATCCATCGTATCCCTGGCCCTATTTCTTTCTTCGGAAAGTGCTTCGGCTCTCTCCCTTAATCTACGCTTGTTAATTCTCTGGTGTGGTCAATTACTTCTTGGTGGTTTAATGGTTTCTCGCTGCTACTTTCCTTCCCTAGGGGCCCTGCGGTTTAAGATCTCATCGTTCCTGCTTATTGTCCTTTTAGGAATCGTTGCTTGTCTGCTTTTCCTAGGAATAATAGATCATTTTGTAGAAGTATTTTTCCTTATCGCTTGGACCTACATTTTTGTTATCTTTCCTTTATCTGCTCTTTTCAGAAAAGCTATTTCGAAAAGCAGAAAAAATTAA
- a CDS encoding 3'-5' exonuclease → MFLIFLDTETCGLRPEVHRILELAFRIVCSDTYEVVASYSSLVKHEDREVWAQRSEESCRITGLDEAFVNYFGKTEEVVAEEVLAIFSQVGVTKFSAVFVCQNPGMDRSFFSQLISVDRQQQLGLPYHWFDLASMFWALEVMERGHVAKNFSGLLSKNNIATYFGLAEEKMPHRALQGVDHLIECYRMLMENGLRKNLPRVPLTIDVPAVKKKSLSGISEIVEKGYRK, encoded by the coding sequence ATGTTTTTGATTTTTTTGGATACGGAAACTTGTGGACTACGTCCAGAAGTTCATAGGATATTGGAACTGGCTTTTCGGATTGTTTGCAGTGATACGTACGAAGTAGTGGCTTCGTATTCATCATTGGTCAAACATGAAGATAGGGAAGTTTGGGCGCAAAGAAGCGAGGAAAGTTGCCGTATTACGGGGCTAGACGAAGCTTTTGTTAATTATTTTGGTAAAACGGAAGAAGTCGTTGCCGAAGAAGTATTGGCGATCTTTTCTCAAGTAGGAGTAACCAAATTTTCTGCTGTGTTTGTATGCCAAAATCCTGGCATGGATAGATCGTTTTTCTCTCAGCTTATTTCTGTAGACAGGCAGCAACAACTAGGGCTGCCCTATCATTGGTTTGATTTGGCATCGATGTTTTGGGCTTTGGAAGTTATGGAAAGAGGTCATGTTGCTAAAAATTTTTCAGGATTATTGTCAAAAAACAATATAGCAACTTACTTCGGTTTGGCTGAGGAAAAGATGCCTCATCGAGCCCTACAAGGAGTGGATCATCTTATAGAGTGTTACCGAATGTTAATGGAAAATGGGCTCAGAAAGAATTTGCCTAGAGTTCCCCTTACCATTGATGTACCTGCTGTGAAGAAAAAATCATTATCTGGGATTTCAGAAATAGTGGAAAAAGGGTACAGAAAGTAG